In Papaver somniferum cultivar HN1 chromosome 9, ASM357369v1, whole genome shotgun sequence, the genomic stretch TCCTGAATTCTCTAACCGTATGAACACTTTCTCTGCAAATGACTTTAGGTGAATCAGAAGAATCATCTTCTCGTTCTCGGGTCGAAATACTTGGATGTAATGATATTGATTTTCTCTTCGCATTTGATGATGATCCTCTGCCATCTTGTAAAGCAGTAATAACTGATTTCAAAGCACGACTAGGGGAGGAACGATTCACAATCATAATCTCACCGATTTCAGCTGGACTTAATGTTAATCCATTCTGAAATATTTCTTCAACTTGTGGAAACAGTTTATGATCCTTTAACCCAAGATAAGAATTTGCTAATGTTTTGAATGCGTTAAAATCACACAGAGGGAAGTAAATTTGAACATCGATTCGTCCCGGTCTTAATATTGCTGGATCAATTTTCTCTTTACTGTTCATTGTGATCACCATTATTCTTTCTTCGCCACAACAGCTGAAAACTCCGTCCATGAAGCTCAATATGCCCGAAACACTGATGGTTGTTGACTTTTCATTTAAAAACCGATCCAAATCTTCGATGACGATGACGGAACGATTTGTTATGGACAACAGAAGTAATTTGAGATCAGAATCATCAGTAACATTTGATAAATCGATATCGTAGATATCATAACTCAGAAACTTGGCCATTGCTGCGATGAAACTTGATTTCCCTGTACCTGGTTGACCATGTAACAGATAACTCCGTTTCCAGACACGTCCGAGTTTATGATAATATTGTTTTGATTTAAGAAACGATTCGAGATCAGATTTTACCTTGTCTTTTAGATCTGAATCCATGGCGACTGTGTCAAGATTTGTTGGATGAGTAAAAGGAATTGATTTCCACCTTCCAGAAGTACCattattatgatgatgatcaTGGTGTTCTGATGTGTTCGTGAATAATTTGATTTCTTTTCTCCT encodes the following:
- the LOC113310478 gene encoding AAA-ATPase At2g46620-like, whose amino-acid sequence is MVLFSTSFLVFIFVIFCVFLIFRVFFRSISLLYLFKRFYISIDDRFHVYQFYKVPEFNNNFEENQLYKKVSTYVSSLASIEDSDFANLISGNKSNEISVQLDSNQIVYDTFLSTRISWKNEEKGGDRNNCCRTLVLKIKKRDKRRIVRPYLQHIHTVTDEIELRRKEIKLFTNTSEHHDHHHNNGTSGRWKSIPFTHPTNLDTVAMDSDLKDKVKSDLESFLKSKQYYHKLGRVWKRSYLLHGQPGTGKSSFIAAMAKFLSYDIYDIDLSNVTDDSDLKLLLLSITNRSVIVIEDLDRFLNEKSTTISVSGILSFMDGVFSCCGEERIMVITMNSKEKIDPAILRPGRIDVQIYFPLCDFNAFKTLANSYLGLKDHKLFPQVEEIFQNGLTLSPAEIGEIMIVNRSSPSRALKSVITALQDGRGSSSNAKRKSISLHPSISTREREDDSSDSPKVICRESVHTVREFRKLYGLLRLKSSGRKSISYDITSEKEG